Below is a genomic region from Candidatus Stygibacter australis.
ATTGTCATGAAGTAATAGAATCAGGCGAGGAGACAAAGTAATGCAGGAAAGTGGATTTTTTACCTATTTAATATATAGAGCATTAGATCTATATACATTTGCAATTATAATCAGGGCGATATTATCATGGTTTACGATAAAGCCCAATAATCCGATATACCGTTTTTTGATCAGTATCACAGAGCCCTTTCTGAAACAGATCAGAAAATATCTGCCGAAATCGACGCTAGATTTTTCACCGATAATAGCGATCATTTTAATCTCGATCCTGCAGCGAGTGATTGCAGGGTTATAGAGTGATCAAAAATGGTTGATAGAATAAAAAAGTCCGTTGAATATATTCACAGTAAAACAAAACTGCAACCTGAATTGGGGCTTGTTCTGGGCACTGGCTTAAATGCTCTGGCAGAAAGAACAGAAGATGCAGTGATCATACCTTATGAGGATATACCTGGATTTGGAGTATCGACTGCTCCATCGCATAAGGGACGTCTGGTAATTGGTAAGATCGGGGACAAAACGGTAGTTATCATGCAGGGAAGGCTTCATTATTATGAAGGATTCAGTATGCAAGAGATCACCTATCCGATCCTGGTGCTGAAGGCGTTAGGGATAAACACACTGATATTGACCAATGCAGCCGGAAGTTTGAATCCATTT
It encodes:
- a CDS encoding YggT family protein; translated protein: MQESGFFTYLIYRALDLYTFAIIIRAILSWFTIKPNNPIYRFLISITEPFLKQIRKYLPKSTLDFSPIIAIILISILQRVIAGL